The genome window ttagtgtttGATTGATCTGTTCAATTGGATGATATATTATCCGACCACGTGGATGGTCCGTCAACATTTAAACATCCCGTTATCTGTCCATTTTTTGGACTTTTTACGATCTTTGTTTGCCATTTTGGGAGatccgtccattttatggaTAGATTTCCTATCAGCTTTATCGACCCGTCGCCTTTGAGGCACGTTTTTACTAACTTAATGATCCGtctattttggatttcaaattgTCATCCGTGTGGGATGGCTCGTCTGATCGGACTATATTCGTCACCCCTGGGGGGCGATTCGTCCAACCTACGGACTTATTTcatccgtccattttggactgCATTCGTCACCTTTGTAGGGCGAgctgtccactttgtggacttactTTTGTTTGTCCCGTGGGACTTCGAGTGGTCAGCCTTGTAGGATAACCATCCACCTAGTGGACTTTAAGCcgtcaccctttgggtgatccgtccaccttgtggacTCCACTTTGTGtccgtccaccttgtggacTTAAAGATGATCGTCCACCTCGTGGACTTTAAGCcgtcaccctttgggtgatccgtccatttatggactccatTTGTATTCGcccatcttgtggactttaaAGTGAACATCCTTGTAGGATAACCGTCCACCTAGTGGACTTTAGCcgtcaccctttgggtgatccgtccaccttgtggacTCCACTTTGTatccgtccaccttgtggacTTAAAGATGATCGTCCACCTCGTGGACTTTAAGCCGTCACACTTTgtgggtgatccgtccattttgtggactttattttgtATTCGCCCATCTTATGGACTTTAAAGTGAACATCCTTGTAGGATAACCGTCCACCTCGAGGACTTTAAGCCGTCAACCTTTGTGGGTGATCTTAAGCcgtcaccctttgggtgatccatCCACCTTGTGGACTCCACTTtgtatccgtccactttgtggacttaaaGTGAACATCCTTGTAGGAGGTTATCATCCCTGTGGGATgctccgtccatcttgtggacttcaTTTTGTATTCGTCCGTCTCGTGGACTTTTATCTAGCTTTCGTTAACTTTGTGGGCAATTGTAATGACATCCAAGTAGAAGATCATAATTGTATCTGATTATAGAGatgcgtaaaggaaaagtgcctgcccccttgggcttaaaaaaaaggcacgacaagattgtagcaaaagaaaaacagttaaaagaaaaacttataaaaaacttaaaaagccAGAAAGAAAATTGGTTGCCGTTCGCCGCGTTACTATCACTGGTAGTATTTTCTCAAATGCTcggcattccatggatgcggtagcttctcTCCATCTGTtgtctccaggtggtatgttcctttccttttccatgccgtgactctataaggcccttcccagttggggccgagttttccctgtgtagggtctctagttGCACCTATGACCCTCCTGAGTACgaggtctcctacttggaagtttctgtgtcggacccgggagttgtaatgtctggccatgcgatcctggtatctagcgatcctttgctccgctaccgaccttacctcatctatcaggtccagctgtagcctcatagattcgtcgttcctgctttcgtcatggttgtgaaccctgtaacttgtgagcccaacttctgctgggATGATCGCCTCGCTCCCgtatgtcagtcggaatggcgtctctcctgttGGAGTCCTCAccgttgtcctgtatgcccacagtatgctcggcaattcttcgggccatatgctctttgcccccttgagccgagtcttgataatctttaacagggatcggttcgtgacttcaacctggccattagcTTGAGGATaggcgggtgatgagtagtggttttttactcctagctgtgtgcagaaatcccggaagtggccgttgtcgaactgcctcccgttatctgagacaaggactctaggaataccaaacctgtATACGATGCACCGccagacaaaacttctaatgttcttttctgtaatggtggccaaggcttccgcttctacccattttgtgaagtagtcaatacccactaccaagaactttagctgccttaccaccgttgggaaaggtcccatgatatctagtccccactgggcgaacggccatggagccgttATAGGGGTCAGCTCCTCAGCTGGCTGTccgataaaattgctgaacctctggcatttgtcgcagcttttaACGTAAGATTTGTCATCCTTCTGCAtagttggccagtaatacccagctcgtaccagtttctgcaccaacgaccgcgatccagaatggttcccgcatatcccttcgtgtacttccctcattatgtagtctgcctcttcaaccccgaggcatcttagataagggcgggagaaacctctcttgtaaagaatgtcttttatcaagacgaacctTGCCGCTTGGACTTTTAGCTTTCTCGCTGCCTCCTTCTCTTCtggcagtaacccgtcctttaagtatgaagttatctgtgtagtccagtttctttcggagcgtatctcctgcatgttgtcggggtctattagtggaaagagttgaacaaaggaaagtacattacccggtgtcatcatatgttctgctgaagcggctttggctagtcgatcggcgagctcattttctcccctgGGGATTTGGACGACCATCACTTTTAGCCCGTAGGCTCTCGCccttacttgatcaagatatctcttcaacctttcccccttgcattcataatctccgtttacttgattggtcatGACTTGAGAGTTGCAATAAACGACCACACTTTCAGCtccggcggctttggctaggtcgagtcctgccgccaccgcttcgtattctgcctcattgttggtaatggggaagtcgagacggaccatacattcgatcttaTCTCCTTCAGGTGATAGCAATactatgccggcccctccaattcgccgattggatgatccgtcggtgtagatgctccactgggggggttcttctgcccccttgtcctcgtcacgcgtaaactctgctatgaagtcggctacagctTGTCCTTTAATGGTCACACGTggacggtacttgatatcaaactcactcaactCTATTGCCCACAGCGTCAGTTGACCTGCGGTTTCAGgattactcagtgcccttcgcaagggcttgtcagtcattacgttcacggtatgggcttgaaagtagggtttgagcttgcgagccgccgtgaccaatgcgaaagcgagtttctccataggttggtatctttcttcggcaccgcgGAACGCCCGActggcgtagtatacaggcttctgtgcattatcctcttctctaattaaggccgcgctgacggcgacagaggagacagccaagtagaggaaaagttcttcaccaggttgcgagggactcagtaggggtggtgaagataggtatgcctttaattcctcgaacgctcgctgacactcgtccgtccactcgaaggatttctttaatgtgcgaaAGAAGGGCAagcacttgtccgtggctctcgacacgaatctatttaatgccgctatcttgccgttaaggctttgtatctccttcacattttGCGGGGGGGCCATCTCCActatggctcggattttgtccgggttagcctcaatccccctctgggataccatgaaccctaggaatttgcctgccgttacgccgaatgcgcactttcccggattgagtttcatgttgtaggatcgaAGCGTACCGAATGTTTCCTTAAGATCTTccaggtggtcttcctccttccggctcttcaccagcatgtcgtcgatatagacttggacattcctccagatttgctgcgcgaacatcttgttcattagcctttggtatgttgcccccgcgttcttcaggccgaatgggattactttgtaacagaatagtccttggctggttacgaacgaagtcttctcctgatcggcctcgtgcatgcggatctggttataacccgagaaagcgtccatgaagcttagtaaTTGGTGTTGAGCtgtcgagtctactaggacgtcgacccttggaaggggatagctatctttagggcacgctttgttaagatcagtgaaatccacgcacatccgccacttgccgttcgctttcttcaccattaccacattcgccagccaatcgggatagtagacttccctgatgaagcttgcctcttggagtttgcggacctcttccgctattgcttggtctcgttccggtgcgaacactctcttcttttgtcggacgggtggaaatgagGGCAATACATTCAATTTATGTACCATGACCGACggatcgattcccggcatatcgtcatggctccaggcgaacacatccttattgctcctcAAGAAAGCTACGAGCTCTTGACGAATTACGGGTTTAgcaagcgttccgatcttggttgttctgtccggattggaactgtTAAGAGTTATCTCTTCCAGCTTCTTTGTGGGTTCTGCCAtcgttcggtgctcttctatgttcaaggcctggatttggtcttacatctccatcatagctacgtagcattctcgtgcggcaacttgacttccgcgtagctctcctaccccatactccgttgggaacttgatcattaggtggtaagttgatgttaccgccttccacgagttgagcgtaggtcgtccaagaatagcattgtaggcggacgagcaatcgaccaccgagaatgtcacgttcctggtgatttattgggggtaatctcctactgTCACCGGTAACGTTACCGCGCCCAAAGGGAATACCCTACtccctccgaaaccaacgagcggggcgttTGTCGGTATTAGCTGCtccctgtcaatcctcatttgctggaatgccGGATAGTACAAGATATCGgccgagctgccgttgtcgatcaacactcggtgcatgttgtagtctcctgtccgcatgctgacgacgagggcatcgtcgtgtggatggtgtaggcgccgtgcatcctcttccgAGAACCCAACAACAGGGCTTTCTCTTTTTGCTATCTTTGGCACTGTGCCCGCCAACTGGACAttctgtaccatccgaaggtatgttttgcgagccttttTTGACGATCTGGCCGCAGCAGTTCCTCCgattatcattcttatgtcccctaatgggggtcttggtcgctcgtCTTCTCGGCGGGGGTGTTGTTCTtgtgggggttgatccgttctTCCCTTGTTGATgaacttctgcagcttcccttgtcggataagggcttcgatttgctgcttcaagtcgtagcaatcggccgtgtcgtggTCGTGGTCACgatggaagcggcaatatttgtctctggaccttttgctgggatcactcttcagctttcctgggaacgtcagggactcttcgtccttaatctgcattaggacttggtctatcggcgcggttaacggggtgaaacttgtgaaccttccgcccgtgggttttggacgtctgtcctccctttggtctcccatccttcctttctttcgcccctggtcctgtcggggatcctcttgtctgtctcttttcttgggtctatcttctcgggctaatagcgcgtcttcagcgttcatatatttggtggccctgtaaagcacctccgacatggtcttggggtcgtttttgtatagggagaacaaaaacttaccccccttcagcccattcgtgaatgctgctaccaatatcttgtcgtcggcttcgttgatcgagagcgcttccttattgaagcgtgatatgtaggcccgcaacgtctcctcctctcgctgcttgatattcattaaacaagccgtggatttTCTATACtgatgtcctccgatgaagtgcgtagtaaattgagcacttagttccttgaaggtgctgatggagttgggtgctagccgactgaaccaaatccttgctgcgccctttagggttgtaggaaaggccctgcacataatcgcgtctgccactccctgaaggtgcatcagggtcttgaaggtctctaggtgatctagagggtccttgactccgtcataactatccatatttggcatgcggaacttattcggtagggggaaggagttgacggttgtcgtgaatggcgagtcagtccggttgacaaggtcgtcaagatcgcttgacactcgccccttgagagcgttcatcattaCTTCCATCTGTTCCTTAATCGCCTGCATCTCCACGATGATGGATTGTGGAGCTGTATCCGTCGGGGAAGGGATGCTAATGTCCCGTCGCATTGGtctgctcggggcgttactctcctgtggtccgtcctgatttctcctttcagcgctggtcccttcttaatccgctccttggttattgaccgccgcattcttttggttcagctgctcttctaggtcgtggttttgtttggtgaggcgctccacggctgtggcgagcgtcctgacctgtttctcaagggcagtcgtaggggcttcttcttcttgaacgtcattcgtggttgccattgagcgagtgagtaccatgtgactcttttgtctaggaagcgatgAAGTGCTACACGttttccccacagacggcgccaactgatgacgttgaaaattgtcaccaataggtcacaccgtactcgcgactcaaagcgaacctgcacaacaagaacgatcgaaagaaaacctttagagaggcCCGGTGTGGTGCTGGCCaaacactctccgaaggtcaagtcagaatttgTCTCTTCACTCTAGAGCgctagagagggtcaattaatcgtaccttgatttgcgaaagtgttagtccttttatagtggtggagagttggcttttcttcttgatctccaaatctttccaatgtgggactctaaTACAAATTCTCCAAAGCGTGGTGAGAAGGATTTCCCTTTTTTGATCTTAGGGCTTCTTTAGGcgatagagatttcggatcatgggccctcACTATGTCTGTCAGCGATGGGCCTTCAAAGCGCGTGGGACTATCTTTACACAGGCCCAACAGTtccaatccgtcaggcccattaaggtaggcccatcaggctctatattttatcatcttcaccATGCATACAGTGATCTTTGTCCTGCTTATTGCTTACAGAAAATCCTAACACATATTAAACGATTCTACACACAGGCAAATATAATTGGCTACGAAAATAATAGAAGTTATAATCTGATGGGAATAGCCCGGAGAGGCTCAGACCTGTGTAAGGTCATTCCAAAGGTCTCACTCATGTCTATATCTTCTGGCTTCATCTCATCCGCAAGTCTCCAATGAAAGCAATGAACAAGAGATGCCAACATCAAGTGTACCATCTTGTTAGCTAATGGTAATCCAGGACAAATCCTTCTTCCAGCTCCAAATGGAATCAACTCAAAGTCTTGACCTTTAAAGTCAATGGTGCGCTCTAAGAACCTTTCAGGCAAAAATATATCAGGGTCTGTCCATATGCTTGGATCTCGCCCCATTGCCCACACATTTACTATAATTTGCGCATTTTTGGGCACAGTGAAGCCACACATTTCTACAACGGTTTCTGCCTTGTGGGGAACTAGGAAAGGTGCTGGTGGGTGCAAACGAAAGGTTTCTTTCACTATTGCTTGTAAAAAAGGGAACTTAGAGATGTCCAATTCTTGAACAAGCCCATCCTTGCGCAGGACTTTTTCTAGCTCATCTCGGGCCTTTGCCATTTTTTCAGGGTTGCGAAGTAACTCTGTCATTGCCCATTCAATTGTGCTTGATGTTGTGTCAACCCCTGCAACAAATAAATCCTGGCACAAAATAGTGTGAGAGCTAGTTAAGAACACTTGAGTTTCCTATAAACTAATAAAGACAGAAAGTAATACTCTTATCATTTGCTATTGATAAGGTTAATTCTAACAAAGAGTTAGGAGTACGCGACTACAATAAAACTAGTGAATAAACTCTTGGTTTTCCGTCATTCCTTGGAAAATATTCCCCCCCTGGCCCCCCTTGGAATAGGATTTCAGAAAGAGCAATTAAGAATATGAttgaatgattaaattttttagtttcgtTTATGATTTTTAGGTaagttataatttatttatagcaTCAAGGCAGATGGGATTAAGTATGAAatctcttaaaatttaaagtcATACCATTGCCTGAAGGAAAAATGTTATAAAGGTCTTGCGTAATGAACTTGCTGTTGATACCAGAACTTATTTACTTCTTTGGATGACCAAAGCAtggttgaaaagaaataatattcatGATGGCTTATAccgtctcaaaaaaaaaaaaaaaataaataaaatcatgatGGCTTATAACTGCTGAAAAAGTATATCTTGGTACATAGTCTCAAGAAATAAGTTTAAAAGGCTTATATATTATGGAATCCAATACCAAAAGCAAAGCTATAAGGAAGTTAGTCAATACCAGAAGCAAATGTTTGAAATCGTCGCAGCTTAATTCTGAATTATCATCTTCAGAAAGATTGAGGAAGGAATCTAGTAAATCGTTTCTTGCCTTAGAACCCTCTGAAGCTCTTAATTGTACTCGTTCATTGATGATTCTGTCAAAAATCTCGATCAATTTGGCATAACAAATCTTCATCCTTCGCCGTGCGCCTTGTGGGTCAACTAAACGAAGTACTGGGAAATAGTCTGCAATATTAGGCTTTCCAGCTATTTCCATGATAGCACATACAAGCTCCTTGAAATCTTCAGCCGATAAATTTGAACTATAATGTGCCAAGTCAATGGAAAACAAAGTGTTTGATATGACATTAAGTACTGTAATGAAGGCTGCTCGACCAATATCAACCACTTTCCCACCATTGCTGCAAGATTGATTAACATGGTCAAGTAATTCTTGCACCTTTTTTTGTCGAAGGGCTTGTGTGGCATCGAGTTGTTGTGGAGCAAATATTTGCGTGGCACAAACTTTCCTGAGGTTCCTCCAATGAGCCAATGCAGGCAACCACGCTATTGAAACTTCGTTATGGTTAAATACTCGGCTAATGTCCAAGACAATTCGGCCAGAGAAGGCTTGGTCTTTTTTTTGGAGTGCTTCTTTGGCTATGTTTGGAGAGGAAATGACTATGGCTGTTATGCTCCCAAGCTTGAGAGTCATAAGGGGTCCATAGGTTTTGGAGAGCTTTGCAATAGCTTGATGGGGTTTATTGCCCAGCTCCAAGATGTTTCCGATGATTGGAAAAGGGTGGGGGCCTGGGGGAAGTATGGAGGAGCCAGACTTCCGGCCTCCTAAAGCGGAGGTGAGCACAGCAATGCATGCCCACACGAAGGGAATTAGTATTATACAAAATGCTAGGTAGTCCATTAACTCgaatttgctttgtttttcttgtCCTTGTACCTTGTGAGATACTTACATTGTGAAGAAAACTAACAAGCGGAGATGGAAGAGTCCAACAGGAAGAAATTAAGTTGCCTTTCTTGACTTTCTTATTCAACATGGCGGCTTTTAAGAGTATTTCTTATTCAACAGTGACGGCTCCAAGAATATTTTTCAGGGTGGctattaagaaacttaaattatacaaaatttaataaaaacagaACTTCATATATTGGCAAAaaacacatatacacacaaagatataaagtcttacaatttcctttttgaattttattaatttgaaatttttgcataATAGCCTCATTTTCATGTTAATCAGaagttttttactatttaatctataaacttattttttatgtataattttaaacaacaaaaattcgaaatttaaagaattgagtgatgacatagctattgatattttatctttttgaaattttgcaaatatggaggatttaagaaaaaaatgaatccaataatggatttgttaaaattcacatccaataaaaaaatattgagttgaGCTGTAGTCTTAatctacaactaagtttgttgCTAAATTTTGTCTGAAATATAACTATGTTGAGCCTAACAAAATTTAAGGTggtcccaaatatttttttaaggataaaaaatcataaaatttttaaaatttacatataataattaaatttttttccaaatcagGGTGGTCTTGTGGCCACCCTGGACTATACATGGAGCCGCCAGTGCGCATATAGCATTATCATAAACCATATACTTTCAATAAACGAAAACAAAAGGATTTGTATCCAACTAGCTTGGAGTTTGGCACAGAGTTTGGTTAAAGGTATAGGTACCCACATTTACGATTGGActgtaattttctttaaaaaattgtatgtgtATTTGTTTTGAATGGTAGTAGGTAATCTTTCACATTCAAATTGTGAAGaaaattattctctctctttctatatatattgtGAATAGAACTAACAAGCGGAGATGGAAGCTAGAGTTCAAcatgaagaaaattgattttcttgattttcttattCAATGCATATAGCATTATCATAAACCATATACTTTCAACAAACGAAAACGAAAGGATTTGTATCtgttaacgtgtattagggtatgtgggctttaggcctaccttgtttacttgtatagcacacttacttgtactgcacactctgcctcctatataaatgcacttatgtatattctattacttgataaatacaatacaatcattcagtatttctaacatagTATCAGAGCACCTTCCTGTGGCCATGATTTTCTGTCCTTATggtatatttaagagcaatctttaTCTTcctcagtgttttttttttcgctgcgttcatcttctttggcttcctactgctgccgtcaaaactctctagtatagtcaagccaccgttagaagtcgcatcaacactgcaagaccattgccttcctcaaactaccgtcacagagccaaacttcattcaagggatcttctcaatcttatcaaatctcaagatttcatcaaacttccatcttgagtttgagagggggtgttagagatatattaacCCATTAGCAtaagcccaagcctaattctacttcgtgtgcaagccaagtctcctacttgtactagaagtctattagtttagggtttagtctactatatatacacatgttatgattcattgtaacacaagatttgtactacactctaatatattattgatgtagtcctttagggtttcctccgtggatgtaggccgttaggctgaaccacgtaaccctcatgtgttattgtgttctatacattatgctttcgcttccgcatctatactagTATATTCAACATGGTATTTTCCGCTGCCTCGACTTCATCGGTCAGTAAACCTTTTCCGTGCCCTCTCCTGACTGTTCCACCGCCGTCAGAGGTGCAAAGATTGAATCTTCACCGCCAGAAGCTCGATCACCGCCACCAAGATCACTACTTCCGTCGGATCTTCCACACTAGATCTCCAATTAAGACATAAGACCTATCACCGGGTAGATCTTCAACCGATCTACACAAAGCCGCCAGAATCATCAACATCTGACCATTCACGCGCTTCCACGCACCGGTCAAAGATTCCGCAGCTTGTCCACGCGCCTCACATGCCATCAGTATTGCTCCGATCAACTCACTGCCGCCATCATCAAAATCGTCTTTCTCCGATCTACATAACCGGAGAAAAATTGGTCTCATTAGACTCTCCACGCGCCTTCACACACCGACCAAAGTTCCAACGACGATTGACTCATGCGCCTCATGCGCTCCATGCGCTGCTGTGCACCTGTTGACGTCATCATTACACGTCATCatccacgtcagccctagctgaGGTCTTCAGCTTACGTCATCTTACTGACATCATCATAGtggttgaccgttgacttttacatttgaccgttgactttttctcagagttgactttttgcagtccAGGTGCTCCTTACCTAGTTTTTTttgcgtagatttcatttttacaGTCCATTTCTGCATATTTTGCTTTTAAGTGAAAAATAAGGACATGTCTTCTTCTTATTGCAATAATCATCGCTGACAATCCAGCaaatgtttttgcaatttttgcaaacgttttggtcacaatattgagacttgctatcatcgcAACAAATCAGCTGTGTCAATTTCCGCTGCTACTATTGCTAACACTAagagtgtccaaccaatggctcccaTCTCTGCACAGTTTAAGTCTTCAGGACGCACTTTCACCATGTCCACAGATGACCTTAAAAATATCATCaccaatgtcattcgtatggttggtaatgcatcttattcctcttctctctcagctttatctggtatgtctccttcctcttggcttatggattctgcttgttgtaATCACATGActcctcactcgtccttattttaTGAACTTAAAtctgcaccacaccctcttaatattcacaCAGCAAATGGATCCActatgtctggtcataatataggttctgTTTCAACCTCCAATATCTCAGTTCCTggtgtctttaatgttcctgacctttcttacaatttattttctgtgggacaattagctgagttaggttatcgcattatctttgattattctgggtgtattgtgctgAATCTAAGGATAAGACAGGAGTTTGGGACCggtcccagagttgggcgtatatttcccgtggacaaccttcgtcttccacttgttgctcctgtttttGTTGTTGCAGCTGCCATagtttcttctactccttcccttgcactttggcatgctcgacttggtcacgCATCTTCCTCTCAAGTACCacaattggcttctagaggtttgttaggttcagtgtctatagaaaattttgattatgtttcatgtcagttaggaaaacaaccagctttgcctttcaatactaatgaatcaatatccactgatatctttgaccttatttattctgatgtttgggggccttcctctgtctctagtattggtgggtctcgatactttgttatctttgttgatgattactcttgCTATaactggatttttaatatgaaacatcgttctgagttattgcaagtatattctaattttgcaaaaatggttgaaactcaattttccaaacgtatcaaaatttttcgatctgatattgctcttgagtacactcaatatgctttccaagctgttttgcattcctatggcactattcatcaactaacttgtctaggtacctctcagcaaaatggtagagccgaacgaaaatttcgtcatattcttgacactgttcgtgctcttcttctcTTTGCCAAAGTTCTTGCTACTTTTTAGGGTGAAGCTGTccttcatgctgttcatgctattaatcgcattccaagtcctgttattcaaaatcaaatcgcattccaagtcctgttattcaaaatcaaactccatatgtgCGCCTTTTTGGATCACCTCCAAatatcaccaccttcgctccttcggttctgcttgtttcgttcttcttcaaccatatgagcataacaaacttgagcctcggtcaaggctttgttATTTTCTTGGCTACAACGAAACTCAAAAGGagtatcggtgttatgatcctgtctctcatcaTCTTTGTAtctcccgcaatgttgtcttttgggaacatcgctcctttgtcgagctctctcacttccgtgcctccctatcttcctcctctgttttagatctttttctaGATG of Quercus lobata isolate SW786 chromosome 8, ValleyOak3.0 Primary Assembly, whole genome shotgun sequence contains these proteins:
- the LOC115954906 gene encoding cytochrome P450 76T24-like is translated as MDYLAFCIILIPFVWACIAVLTSALGGRKSGSSILPPGPHPFPIIGNILELGNKPHQAIAKLSKTYGPLMTLKLGSITAIVISSPNIAKEALQKKDQAFSGRIVLDISRVFNHNEVSIAWLPALAHWRNLRKVCATQIFAPQQLDATQALRQKKVQELLDHVNQSCSNGGKVVDIGRAAFITVLNVISNTLFSIDLAHYSSNLSAEDFKELVCAIMEIAGKPNIADYFPVLRLVDPQGARRRMKICYAKLIEIFDRIINERVQLRASEGSKARNDLLDSFLNLSEDDNSELSCDDFKHLLLDLFVAGVDTTSSTIEWAMTELLRNPEKMAKARDELEKVLRKDGLVQELDISKFPFLQAIVKETFRLHPPAPFLVPHKAETVVEMCGFTVPKNAQIIVNVWAMGRDPSIWTDPDIFLPERFLERTIDFKGQDFELIPFGAGRRICPGLPLANKMVHLMLASLVHCFHWRLADEMKPEDIDMSETFGMTLHRSEPLRAIPIRL